The Vicinamibacterales bacterium genome contains a region encoding:
- a CDS encoding sulfite exporter TauE/SafE family protein encodes MNPITALLVALGVLTGGYIVAWSRIEDGPTPLSIVTGAVTNFLDALGIGSFATSTAIFRAFKMVPDRVIPGTLNAGHTLPTVAQAFIFTALIPVDVLTLFSMIAAAVAGAWLGAGIVARWPKRRVQLGMGLALLAAAMFFTMRNLNLFPAGSDAIGVRGATLVLAVAGNFLLGALMSLGIGLYAPCMVLVSLLGMSERTAFPIMMGSCAFLMPVGSLKFIRERAYSRSVALGLALGGIPGVLVAGLIVKNLNLTTVRWLVIVVVLYTALTMLYSAFTERSAAEGERLPRS; translated from the coding sequence ATGAATCCCATTACCGCGCTGCTGGTGGCTCTTGGTGTGCTCACCGGGGGCTATATCGTCGCCTGGTCCAGAATCGAAGACGGACCCACCCCGCTGTCGATCGTCACCGGCGCGGTCACCAATTTTCTCGACGCGCTGGGAATCGGATCGTTCGCCACGAGCACCGCGATATTCCGCGCCTTCAAGATGGTGCCCGACCGGGTCATCCCCGGCACGCTGAACGCCGGACACACCCTGCCGACGGTGGCGCAGGCCTTCATCTTCACCGCGCTGATCCCGGTCGACGTGCTCACGCTGTTCTCGATGATTGCCGCGGCGGTCGCCGGCGCGTGGCTGGGCGCCGGAATCGTCGCACGATGGCCGAAACGGCGGGTGCAGCTGGGGATGGGCTTGGCGCTGCTCGCCGCGGCGATGTTCTTCACCATGCGCAATCTCAATCTCTTTCCGGCGGGATCGGACGCGATCGGCGTGCGCGGTGCGACGCTGGTGCTCGCCGTGGCGGGCAATTTCCTGCTGGGCGCGCTGATGTCGCTCGGCATCGGCCTCTACGCGCCGTGCATGGTGCTGGTCAGCCTGCTGGGGATGAGCGAACGCACGGCGTTCCCGATCATGATGGGCTCGTGCGCGTTCCTGATGCCCGTGGGCAGCCTGAAGTTCATCCGCGAACGTGCCTACAGCCGGTCGGTCGCGCTCGGCCTGGCGCTCGGCGGGATTCCCGGCGTCCTCGTCGCCGGGCTGATCGTCAAGAACCTGAATCTCACCACGGTGCGCTGGCTGGTGATCGTCGTCGTGCTCTACACGGCGCTGACGATGCTCTACTCGGCGTTCACCGAACGCTCGGCGGCGGAGGGGGAACGGCTGCCGCGGAGTTGA
- a CDS encoding circularly permuted type 2 ATP-grasp protein, with amino-acid sequence MTQGLDPIAEWQALVHAQDGSGLCGALAVQMRERRLTFGERLLCPFLRPFFLSVADEQRVRHAAETLWRLGERVADAARERPELLRDLCLSDAEIALAEIDPGYGVSSTAGRADAFLLPDSLQFAEYNAESPAGPGYSQRLAELFEEGALMARFRESFAVRHDTPIAHLLQALLESYRDWGGTASPPQIAIVDFRGVPTWSEFELLRDAFAASGVPALVADPRDLEFDGRRLAAGGRPIDLVYRRVLINDIVARADDCRALVEAYRARAVCVANSLRCKIAHKKAFFAVLTDERHAGLFSREERDVIAAHVPWTRVVREHGAEDIRRRREQLVLKPNDEYGGTGVTLGWEASDADWDAAIERALAEADRGWVAQERIHVRREVFPVCAGDRASDREMLVDFAPYVFRGRVGGFLTRLSATGLANVTSGGGQVPAFVAEPVS; translated from the coding sequence ATGACTCAGGGACTGGATCCGATCGCCGAGTGGCAGGCGCTGGTGCACGCGCAGGACGGAAGCGGGCTGTGCGGCGCGCTCGCCGTCCAGATGCGCGAGCGGCGGCTGACCTTCGGTGAGCGGCTGCTCTGCCCGTTTCTTCGCCCGTTCTTTCTCTCGGTGGCCGACGAGCAGCGCGTCAGGCACGCCGCCGAGACGCTGTGGCGGCTGGGGGAGCGGGTGGCGGACGCCGCGCGCGAGCGTCCCGAGCTGCTGCGCGATCTGTGTCTCAGCGATGCCGAGATCGCGCTCGCGGAGATCGATCCCGGCTACGGCGTGTCCAGCACCGCCGGACGGGCCGACGCCTTCCTGCTGCCCGACTCGCTGCAGTTCGCCGAGTACAACGCCGAGTCGCCGGCGGGGCCGGGCTATAGCCAGCGGCTCGCGGAGCTGTTCGAGGAGGGGGCGCTGATGGCGCGCTTCCGGGAGTCGTTCGCGGTGCGGCACGACACGCCGATCGCGCACCTGCTGCAGGCGCTGCTCGAGAGCTACCGCGACTGGGGCGGCACGGCTTCGCCGCCGCAGATCGCGATCGTCGACTTCCGCGGCGTCCCGACCTGGAGCGAGTTCGAGCTGCTGCGCGATGCGTTCGCCGCCTCCGGGGTGCCGGCGCTGGTCGCCGACCCGCGCGACCTCGAGTTCGACGGCCGCCGTCTGGCGGCCGGCGGCCGGCCGATCGATCTGGTCTACCGCCGCGTCCTGATCAACGACATCGTCGCGCGCGCCGACGACTGCCGGGCGCTGGTCGAGGCGTATCGCGCGCGCGCGGTCTGCGTCGCCAACAGTCTGCGCTGCAAGATCGCGCACAAGAAGGCGTTCTTCGCCGTGCTGACCGACGAGCGCCATGCCGGGCTGTTCTCCAGGGAGGAGCGGGACGTCATCGCGGCGCACGTGCCGTGGACCCGCGTCGTGCGCGAGCATGGCGCGGAAGACATCCGCCGCCGGCGCGAGCAGCTCGTGCTGAAGCCGAACGACGAGTACGGCGGCACCGGCGTCACGCTCGGGTGGGAAGCCTCCGACGCCGACTGGGACGCGGCGATCGAGCGTGCGCTGGCCGAGGCGGATCGCGGCTGGGTGGCGCAGGAGCGGATCCACGTCCGGCGCGAAGTGTTTCCCGTCTGCGCCGGCGATCGCGCGAGCGACCGGGAGATGCTGGTGGATTTCGCGCCCTACGTCTTCCGCGGCCGCGTCGGCGGCTTCCTCACGCGGCTGAGCGCCACCGGCCTCGCCAACGTCACATCGGGCGGCGGCCAGGTGCCGGCCTTCGTCGCCGAGCCGGTGTCATGA
- a CDS encoding response regulator, which yields MTRKRGQPLVLLAEDFEDARELYRDYLEFSGISVHAVGNGREAIDQAIALQPDLILMDASMPVLDGWQATRELKRNPATRHIPVLALTAHAFDHARREAAAVGCDGFVTKPCLPDDLVSRVRAALGTGAVGRKKR from the coding sequence GTGACACGCAAGCGCGGACAGCCTCTCGTGCTGCTCGCTGAAGACTTCGAAGACGCCCGCGAGTTGTACCGCGACTACCTGGAATTCTCGGGCATCTCCGTGCACGCCGTCGGCAACGGCCGGGAAGCCATCGATCAGGCGATCGCGCTGCAGCCCGATCTCATCCTGATGGACGCGAGCATGCCCGTGCTCGACGGCTGGCAGGCGACCCGGGAGTTGAAGCGCAATCCCGCAACCCGCCACATTCCCGTCCTGGCGCTGACCGCGCACGCCTTCGACCACGCACGGCGCGAGGCGGCGGCAGTGGGCTGCGACGGCTTCGTCACCAAGCCGTGCCTGCCCGACGATCTGGTGTCGCGCGTCCGCGCCGCACTCGGCACCGGCGCGGTCGGCAGGAAAAAGCGCTAG
- a CDS encoding VWA domain-containing protein, with protein MSAQAPADKPAEAQQRPVFRGGTHFVRVDAYPIVDGRIVKGLQAADFEVFEDGKPQAIESFDYIEFEGLTPEAERRDPSSQRAGYDLAADPRYRVFVVYVDMALSKSAGPFAAQEDLPHIQQPLIDFFERVVGPRDLYGFVTTRNSVKDLVLAQKTAVTVSQIKDLWRASVIDRDEADEVLGFCDGVDITRADDPMKVRFRADATYTNLTDLVRQLGSVRQERKNLVLVTNLLPRWRPDPSLLDKRGQQMPRVGIDRGRVTGDDRQVVTNARGGNASGCAAEFQRLALMDFEPRFRELLQAAKRDNVSFYTITPGGLQAPPDRSSTRAMQSAYDDLRSLADETDGIAVTGTNDLNAGFKRIADDLAAYYVLGYYTTNTRFDGGLRNLRVRLTRTGQQVRARRQYRAPTAGEIAALAGSAARAAAPGGQSAVEAALAVLERGARPFAVYAAMAPQQMTVVAELSAASIAAGKWKEGADVEVDAVAADGVPIARARGRLEPGAHSTAVAVPLPAAPSRVAVRLVSPAAPPADDWAKLPAARRKLIADPIAYRSSSRIATRPVAAFEFARNERIRVEWPVLSSLDRRDVRLLDRSGKPIPVGLPLAEDVEKKQLVLEMSLSGLGRGDYLFELTAGSGEAVERSLLAIRIRP; from the coding sequence GTGTCGGCACAGGCGCCGGCCGACAAGCCGGCGGAAGCGCAACAGCGCCCCGTGTTCCGCGGCGGCACGCACTTCGTCCGCGTGGACGCCTATCCGATCGTGGACGGCAGGATCGTCAAGGGACTGCAGGCGGCGGATTTCGAAGTCTTCGAGGACGGCAAGCCGCAGGCGATCGAGAGCTTCGACTACATCGAGTTCGAGGGGCTGACGCCGGAGGCGGAACGGCGCGACCCGTCATCGCAGCGCGCCGGTTACGACCTCGCGGCCGATCCCCGCTACCGCGTGTTCGTCGTCTACGTCGACATGGCGCTGAGCAAGTCGGCGGGACCGTTCGCGGCGCAGGAGGACCTGCCGCACATCCAGCAGCCGCTGATCGACTTCTTCGAGCGGGTCGTCGGGCCGCGGGATCTCTACGGCTTCGTGACGACCAGGAACTCGGTGAAGGATCTCGTGCTCGCGCAGAAGACCGCGGTCACCGTCAGCCAGATCAAGGACCTGTGGCGCGCCAGCGTGATCGATCGCGATGAGGCCGACGAAGTGCTGGGCTTCTGCGACGGCGTCGACATCACCAGGGCCGACGACCCGATGAAGGTGCGCTTCCGGGCGGACGCCACCTACACGAACCTGACGGATCTCGTGCGGCAGCTCGGGTCGGTTCGGCAGGAGCGGAAGAATCTCGTCCTGGTCACCAACCTGCTCCCGCGGTGGCGGCCGGATCCGTCGCTGCTCGACAAACGCGGGCAACAGATGCCGCGGGTGGGCATCGACCGCGGCCGCGTCACCGGCGACGATCGGCAGGTCGTGACCAACGCGCGCGGCGGGAATGCCAGCGGCTGCGCCGCGGAGTTCCAGCGGCTCGCGCTGATGGATTTCGAGCCCCGGTTCCGCGAACTGCTGCAGGCGGCGAAGCGGGACAACGTCAGCTTCTACACGATTACGCCAGGCGGATTGCAGGCCCCCCCCGATCGGAGCAGCACGCGCGCCATGCAGAGCGCGTACGACGACCTGCGATCGCTAGCGGACGAAACCGATGGCATCGCCGTCACCGGCACCAACGATCTGAACGCCGGTTTCAAGCGCATCGCCGACGACCTCGCCGCCTACTACGTGCTCGGCTACTACACCACCAACACCAGATTCGACGGCGGGCTGCGCAATCTGCGCGTGCGATTGACGCGCACCGGACAGCAGGTCCGCGCGCGGCGGCAGTACCGGGCGCCGACCGCCGGGGAGATCGCCGCGTTGGCCGGCTCGGCGGCCCGCGCCGCCGCCCCCGGCGGCCAGTCGGCGGTGGAAGCCGCGCTCGCCGTGCTCGAGCGCGGCGCGCGGCCGTTCGCCGTCTATGCGGCAATGGCGCCGCAGCAGATGACCGTGGTGGCGGAGCTGTCCGCGGCGTCGATCGCGGCCGGGAAGTGGAAGGAAGGCGCCGACGTCGAAGTCGATGCCGTGGCGGCGGATGGGGTGCCGATCGCCCGCGCCCGCGGGCGCCTCGAGCCGGGCGCGCACTCCACTGCCGTGGCGGTGCCGCTGCCCGCCGCTCCCTCGCGCGTCGCCGTCCGGCTGGTATCGCCGGCTGCGCCGCCGGCGGACGACTGGGCGAAGCTCCCGGCGGCTCGCCGGAAACTCATCGCCGACCCGATCGCCTACCGATCCTCATCGCGCATCGCGACACGGCCGGTGGCGGCCTTCGAGTTCGCCCGCAACGAACGGATCCGCGTCGAGTGGCCGGTGCTGTCGTCCCTCGATCGCCGCGACGTGCGCCTGCTCGATCGCTCCGGCAAGCCGATCCCGGTCGGGCTGCCGCTCGCGGAAGACGTGGAGAAGAAACAGCTGGTCCTCGAGATGTCCCTCTCGGGCCTCGGGCGCGGCGATTATCTCTTCGAGCTGACCGCCGGTTCCGGCGAGGCGGTGGAGCGTTCGCTCCTGGCGATTCGCATCCGCCCCTGA
- a CDS encoding alpha/beta hydrolase-fold protein, whose protein sequence is MQREAHYWYSHRLGRDMGVVIFGHYGPPMIAFPTTGGDEWEYERQGVIGAMSGAIEAGRVKVFCVNTNNADSFGNGGAHPRHRSYMQAQYDAYIVEEVMPFVRSHCRTEDIAMWVMGASLGGYHAANTILKHPDVVKRCFALSGVYDMRRFMSGDYDDNFYFNNPVDYMSSMSDGWTLHQLSSCDIHLATGTGPWEHPEEAYRLSAILASRGIRHNLDDWGAQGGHDWPYWRHMMWEYMNYV, encoded by the coding sequence ATGCAGCGCGAGGCGCACTACTGGTATTCCCATCGGCTCGGCCGCGACATGGGCGTGGTGATCTTCGGCCATTACGGCCCGCCGATGATCGCCTTTCCGACCACCGGCGGCGACGAATGGGAGTACGAGCGGCAGGGGGTCATCGGTGCGATGTCGGGCGCGATCGAGGCGGGCCGCGTGAAGGTGTTCTGCGTGAACACCAACAACGCCGACTCGTTCGGCAACGGCGGCGCGCACCCGCGGCACCGCAGCTACATGCAGGCGCAGTACGACGCCTACATCGTCGAGGAAGTGATGCCGTTCGTGCGGAGCCACTGCCGCACCGAGGACATCGCGATGTGGGTCATGGGGGCGTCGCTCGGCGGATATCACGCGGCGAACACCATCCTCAAACATCCGGACGTGGTCAAGCGCTGTTTCGCGCTCTCCGGCGTCTACGACATGCGCCGCTTCATGAGCGGCGACTACGACGACAACTTCTATTTCAACAATCCCGTCGACTACATGAGCAGCATGTCGGACGGCTGGACGCTGCACCAGCTCTCGAGCTGCGACATCCATCTGGCGACGGGAACCGGGCCGTGGGAGCATCCCGAGGAAGCCTACCGGCTGTCCGCCATCCTGGCGAGCCGCGGCATCCGGCACAACCTCGACGACTGGGGCGCCCAGGGAGGGCACGATTGGCCGTACTGGCGCCACATGATGTGGGAATACATGAATTACGTTTGA
- a CDS encoding prolyl oligopeptidase family serine peptidase, with amino-acid sequence MKRLLLTIAGALCAAPVLAQGTQADYDRALGLRRQYEAQVGNVPEPPRWVGRTHKAYYRRAVKGGHDFILVDADARSKAPAFDHAAIAASLSKAAGKSYTALDLPFNSFEFADAERAIQFVAENATWRCTVADSSCRKATPAEAQQGGGRGGRGGGAGTGGRGGAPADGTPAVRVSPDGRLEALIWNYNVAVRDAATGDNQVVLSTDGSEGNAYEFASIAWSPDSKRIAANRVRPGYRREVHYVESSPADQLQPKHTVNVYAKPGDALPLPQPVIFDVAAKSALLLDDTLFPNPYGLSRFEWRKDSRAVTFEYNQRGHQVFRVLEADAATGRVRAVISEEPKTFFNYRPANGNLADSGKKYRYDLDDGRGVIWMSERDGWNHLYLIDGASGAVKQQITRGEWVVRAVIKVDEAAKQIIFSAGGMTAGRDPYFLSVYRINFDGSGLTPLTPGDGNHTVAFSEDGTLYVDTRSRVDAAPVWELRRTADASLVLPLETGDIAQLQASGWKAPETFVAKARDGRTDIWGVIYRPSNFSAARKYPVIENIYAGPQGSFVPKSFAVYNAMQAIAELGFIVVQVDGMGTSNRSKAFHDVAWKNLGDAGFPDRILWHKAVAAKYPYYDITRVGIYGTSAGGQSALGALLFHGDFYKAAVSASGCHDNRMDKIWWNEQWMGWPIGPHYAEASNVDHAKHLRGDLLLIYGEMDTNVDPSSTLQVVNQLVRHNKNFDLLAIPGAGHTSGGTYGDRKRWDFFVRHLLGVNPPRWTDAMKTAATAAAAEDEDEDELASPWVTERGGDR; translated from the coding sequence ATGAAACGACTGCTCTTGACCATCGCCGGCGCGCTGTGTGCCGCTCCCGTGCTGGCGCAGGGAACGCAAGCGGACTACGACCGCGCGCTCGGTCTGCGCCGGCAGTACGAGGCGCAGGTCGGCAACGTGCCGGAGCCGCCGCGATGGGTCGGCCGCACGCACAAGGCGTACTACCGGCGCGCGGTGAAGGGGGGGCATGACTTCATCCTCGTCGACGCGGATGCGCGGAGCAAGGCGCCGGCGTTCGATCACGCCGCCATCGCCGCGTCGCTCTCGAAGGCCGCGGGCAAGAGCTACACCGCCCTCGATCTGCCGTTCAACTCGTTCGAATTCGCCGACGCCGAGCGCGCGATCCAGTTCGTCGCCGAGAACGCGACCTGGCGCTGCACCGTCGCCGACTCGTCGTGCCGCAAGGCGACGCCAGCCGAGGCGCAGCAGGGCGGCGGCCGCGGCGGACGGGGCGGCGGCGCCGGCACCGGCGGGCGCGGCGGCGCGCCGGCCGACGGCACGCCGGCGGTTCGCGTGTCGCCGGACGGCCGCCTCGAGGCGCTGATCTGGAACTACAACGTCGCGGTGCGCGACGCCGCGACCGGGGACAACCAGGTCGTGCTCAGCACGGACGGCTCGGAAGGCAACGCCTACGAGTTCGCGTCGATCGCGTGGTCGCCGGACTCGAAGCGGATCGCGGCAAACCGGGTCCGTCCCGGGTATCGCCGCGAAGTGCACTACGTGGAGTCGTCGCCGGCGGATCAGCTGCAGCCGAAGCACACCGTCAACGTCTACGCCAAGCCGGGCGACGCGCTGCCACTGCCGCAGCCGGTGATCTTCGACGTCGCCGCGAAGTCGGCGCTGCTCCTCGACGACACGCTGTTCCCCAACCCGTACGGCCTCAGCCGGTTCGAGTGGCGGAAGGACAGCCGCGCGGTCACCTTCGAGTACAACCAGCGCGGCCACCAGGTGTTCCGGGTGCTCGAAGCCGACGCGGCGACCGGCCGCGTGCGCGCCGTCATCTCGGAAGAGCCGAAGACGTTCTTCAACTATCGCCCCGCCAACGGCAACCTCGCCGACTCGGGCAAGAAGTACCGCTACGACCTGGACGACGGCCGCGGCGTGATCTGGATGTCCGAGCGCGACGGCTGGAACCATCTGTATCTGATCGACGGCGCCAGCGGCGCGGTCAAGCAGCAGATCACCCGCGGCGAATGGGTGGTGCGGGCCGTGATCAAGGTGGACGAGGCGGCGAAACAGATCATCTTCAGCGCCGGCGGGATGACCGCGGGCAGGGACCCGTACTTCCTCAGCGTCTACCGCATCAACTTCGACGGCAGCGGGCTCACGCCGCTGACGCCCGGCGACGGCAACCACACCGTGGCTTTCTCGGAAGACGGCACGCTCTACGTCGACACCCGTTCGCGCGTCGACGCGGCGCCGGTGTGGGAGCTGCGGCGCACCGCCGACGCGAGCCTGGTGCTGCCCCTCGAGACCGGCGACATCGCGCAACTGCAGGCGTCGGGCTGGAAGGCGCCGGAGACGTTCGTCGCCAAGGCGCGCGACGGCCGCACCGACATCTGGGGCGTGATCTACCGGCCGTCGAACTTCAGCGCGGCGCGCAAGTACCCCGTGATCGAGAACATCTACGCCGGTCCGCAGGGCTCGTTCGTGCCGAAGTCGTTCGCCGTCTACAACGCGATGCAGGCGATCGCCGAGCTCGGCTTCATCGTCGTCCAGGTCGACGGCATGGGTACGTCGAACCGATCGAAGGCGTTCCACGACGTGGCGTGGAAGAACCTGGGCGACGCCGGCTTCCCCGATCGCATTTTGTGGCACAAGGCGGTGGCGGCGAAGTATCCGTACTACGACATCACCCGGGTCGGGATCTACGGGACGTCCGCCGGCGGGCAGAGCGCGCTCGGCGCGCTGCTCTTCCACGGCGACTTCTACAAGGCGGCCGTGTCGGCGTCGGGCTGCCATGACAACCGCATGGACAAGATCTGGTGGAACGAGCAGTGGATGGGATGGCCGATCGGACCGCACTATGCCGAGGCGTCCAACGTCGACCACGCGAAGCATCTGCGGGGCGATCTGCTGCTGATCTACGGCGAGATGGACACCAACGTCGATCCGTCGTCCACGCTGCAAGTGGTCAACCAGCTCGTCAGACACAACAAGAACTTCGATCTGCTCGCCATCCCCGGCGCCGGCCATACCTCCGGCGGCACCTACGGGGATCGCAAGCGCTGGGACTTCTTCGTCCGCCATCTGCTCGGCGTCAACCCGCCGCGGTGGACCGACGCGATGAAGACTGCCGCCACGGCCGCGGCCGCGGAGGACGAGGACGAGGACGAGCTCGCGTCGCCGTGGGTGACGGAGCGCGGCGGAGATCGCTGA
- a CDS encoding aminopeptidase — MFGSFPPQLAPGARNAVEVCLAVRRGERVAVIADRASSAVAASLEAALVDCGAAPDGVLIERVAARPMTEAPAPVLEALERCDAGILCVQPQQGELGARMRIVATVERRQIRYAHMVGVTPGIMTQGMRADYRLVDRLSTALCDRMRTAESLRVETPHGTSLRATFDPALHWVKTSGLINTRYWSNLPAGEVFTTPASVDGRFVCNATAGDYFGPKYGDLSPTPLTLEIAGGRLVSADCARKELEREFWEYCHTDDSSDRVGELAFGTNLALTDMIGILLQDEKVPGVHLAFGDPYGSQTGADWKSRTHIDVLTRDCDVWIDDLQVIARGRYQLEVLGLTDQGQSPEH, encoded by the coding sequence ATGTTCGGGTCGTTTCCGCCGCAGCTCGCGCCCGGAGCGCGCAATGCCGTTGAAGTCTGTCTCGCCGTCCGCCGCGGCGAGCGGGTCGCGGTCATCGCCGATCGCGCCAGCAGCGCCGTGGCGGCGAGCCTCGAGGCCGCCCTGGTCGACTGCGGGGCGGCGCCGGACGGCGTGCTCATCGAGCGCGTCGCCGCACGTCCGATGACCGAGGCGCCGGCCCCGGTGCTCGAGGCGCTCGAACGCTGCGACGCCGGCATCCTCTGCGTGCAGCCGCAGCAGGGAGAGCTCGGCGCGCGGATGCGGATCGTCGCGACCGTCGAGCGGCGGCAGATCCGCTACGCCCACATGGTGGGCGTCACGCCGGGCATCATGACGCAGGGAATGCGGGCCGACTATCGCCTGGTCGATCGCTTGAGCACGGCGCTGTGCGACCGGATGCGGACCGCCGAATCGCTCCGCGTCGAGACGCCGCACGGCACCTCGCTGCGCGCCACCTTCGATCCGGCGCTGCACTGGGTGAAGACGAGCGGGCTGATCAACACCCGCTACTGGTCGAATCTGCCGGCCGGCGAGGTGTTCACCACGCCGGCCTCCGTGGACGGCCGGTTCGTCTGCAACGCGACGGCCGGCGATTATTTCGGTCCCAAGTATGGCGACCTGTCACCGACGCCGCTGACGCTCGAAATCGCCGGCGGCCGGCTGGTGTCGGCGGACTGCGCGCGCAAGGAGCTGGAGCGCGAATTCTGGGAGTACTGTCACACGGACGATTCGAGCGATCGCGTCGGCGAGCTGGCATTCGGCACCAACCTCGCCCTGACCGACATGATTGGCATCCTGCTCCAGGACGAGAAAGTCCCGGGCGTGCACCTGGCCTTCGGCGATCCCTACGGCAGCCAGACCGGCGCCGACTGGAAATCACGCACCCACATCGACGTGCTCACCCGCGACTGCGACGTGTGGATCGACGACCTGCAGGTGATCGCCCGCGGCCGGTACCAACTCGAGGTCCTCGGCCTCACGGACCAGGGACAGAGCCCTGAGCACTAA
- a CDS encoding MBL fold metallo-hydrolase produces MKLDRRAFFVLTSVGAAGLLAPRRIFARAAPQQPVSAPPKFEDVRRNVGVFTMRGGTIGWLVTRDAVAVVDSQYADTAQACIDGLKQKAPNRGIDMLFNTHHHGDHTGGNGVFRPVVKKIVAHRNVPDLMRKALSASSAPPAAAPAIPDAIFETAWSQDFGDEKMTARYDGPGHTGGDAIVHFERAHVVHMGDLLFHERHPRVDRPAGASMQNWMKILERVTAAMPADTIYIAGHSRDGLPVTTDRKAVLRFRDYLDAALTFARKGIAAGQSKEAIAAATLLPGFESYQGSGTALTLGGVLTAAFEELSAK; encoded by the coding sequence ATGAAACTCGATCGCCGAGCGTTCTTCGTCTTGACATCCGTCGGAGCGGCCGGGTTGCTCGCGCCGCGCCGGATCTTCGCCCGGGCGGCGCCGCAGCAGCCGGTGTCGGCGCCGCCGAAATTCGAGGACGTGCGCCGCAACGTCGGCGTGTTCACGATGCGCGGCGGCACGATCGGCTGGCTGGTGACGCGCGATGCGGTCGCGGTGGTCGACAGCCAGTACGCCGACACCGCCCAGGCGTGCATCGACGGCCTGAAGCAGAAGGCGCCGAACCGCGGCATCGACATGCTGTTCAACACCCACCATCACGGCGATCACACCGGCGGCAACGGCGTGTTTCGCCCGGTGGTGAAGAAGATCGTCGCCCACAGGAACGTGCCGGATCTGATGCGGAAAGCGCTGTCGGCGTCCAGCGCGCCCCCGGCCGCCGCGCCGGCGATTCCCGACGCGATCTTCGAGACGGCCTGGTCGCAGGATTTCGGCGACGAGAAGATGACCGCGCGCTACGACGGCCCCGGGCACACCGGCGGCGACGCGATCGTCCATTTCGAGCGCGCGCACGTCGTCCACATGGGGGACCTGCTGTTCCACGAGCGTCACCCGCGCGTCGATCGTCCGGCGGGGGCGTCGATGCAGAACTGGATGAAGATCCTCGAGCGCGTCACCGCGGCGATGCCGGCCGACACCATTTACATCGCCGGGCACTCGCGGGACGGGCTGCCGGTGACGACGGACCGCAAGGCGGTGCTGCGCTTCCGTGATTACCTGGACGCGGCGCTGACGTTCGCCAGAAAGGGGATCGCCGCGGGACAGAGCAAGGAGGCGATTGCCGCAGCCACGCTACTGCCGGGCTTCGAATCGTACCAAGGCAGCGGCACGGCGCTGACGCTCGGCGGTGTGCTCACCGCCGCGTTCGAGGAGCTCAGCGCGAAGTGA
- a CDS encoding alpha/beta hydrolase-fold protein, translating to MEKHTFQLWSPQLRNRRGIDVYLPDSYSQGRRRYPAVYMHDGQNLSDPSIAFAGKTWSLHEGLAWLAGRGIEPIVIGIHNTPGRLAEYSPFPDAAHGGGDGDRYARFLIDTVKPRIDAAFRTRKDRDSTVVAGSSMGGLISLYAFFRRPSPFGRAAVLSPSVWFGGREILRFVERARTTRGRLYVDVGTDEGAGTLQNARALNRLLRRKGYRKDTLAYLEADGGKHQESDWAWRLPQALEFLLGEK from the coding sequence ATGGAAAAGCACACCTTCCAATTGTGGTCGCCGCAGCTGCGGAACCGGCGCGGCATCGACGTGTACCTGCCGGATTCGTACAGCCAGGGCCGGCGGCGCTATCCGGCGGTGTACATGCACGACGGGCAGAACCTCTCCGACCCGTCGATCGCGTTTGCCGGTAAGACGTGGAGCCTGCACGAGGGGCTCGCGTGGCTCGCCGGCCGCGGGATCGAGCCGATCGTGATCGGCATCCACAACACGCCCGGACGGCTGGCCGAGTACAGCCCGTTCCCCGACGCGGCGCACGGCGGCGGCGACGGCGATCGCTACGCGCGTTTTCTGATCGACACCGTGAAGCCGCGCATCGACGCCGCGTTCCGCACCAGGAAGGATCGCGACAGCACCGTCGTCGCCGGCTCGTCGATGGGCGGGTTGATCAGCCTGTACGCGTTCTTCCGGCGTCCGTCGCCGTTCGGCCGCGCCGCGGTGCTCAGCCCGTCGGTGTGGTTCGGCGGACGCGAGATCCTGCGGTTCGTCGAACGGGCGCGGACGACCCGCGGGCGGCTGTACGTGGACGTCGGAACCGACGAGGGGGCCGGAACGCTGCAGAATGCCCGCGCGCTCAACCGGCTGCTGCGGCGGAAGGGATATCGCAAAGACACGCTGGCCTACCTCGAAGCCGACGGGGGAAAGCACCAGGAATCCGACTGGGCCTGGCGGCTCCCGCAGGCACTGGAGTTTCTGCTCGGGGAGAAGTAA